TAGACGACAACCCCGATGGCCATCCAGATCCCGAAGCGGATCCAGGTCTCGGACGGCAGGTTGAGCATCAACCAGAACGAGGCCGCGATCGACAGGATCGGGATCACCGGCACCCACGGGGTGCGGAAGGACCGGTGCAGGTCGGGGCGGGTCCGGCGCAGGACGATCACGCCGAGGGCAACCACCACGAAGGCGAACAGGGTGCCGATGTTCACCAGTTCCGCGAGCTTCTCCAGGCTGGTGAAGCCCGCAACGACGGCGATGACCACACCGAGCAGGATGGTCGCCCGGTACGGCGTGCGGTACTTCGGGTGGGTGACGGAGAAGACGCGCGGCAGCAGTCCGTCACGGCTCATCGCGAAGAACACGCGGGTCTGGCCGAGCAGCAGGATCATGCACACGGTGATCAGGCCGACGGACGCCCCGAGGCTGATGGCACCGGCGAAGAACGGCTGGTTCACGGACTTGAAGGCTTCGGCGAGCGGGGCGCTGGGCGACATCTCCGTGTACTTCTGCATGCCGGTGACCACCAGCGTCACGGCGACGTAGAGCACGGTGCAGATGATCAGCGAGCCGAGAATGCCGCGAGGCATGTCCCGCTGGGGGTTCTTGGTCTCCTCGGCCGCGGTGGCCACGACGTCGAAGCCGATGAAGGCGAAGAAGATGAGGGATGCCGCGGTGAAGATGCCCATGACGCCGAAGTTGGTGGGCGCGTATCCGAAGAGCACCTGGATCAGCGGCGCGTGAAGGCCGCTGCCCGCCTCCTGTGGCTGCGCCGGGGGGATGAACGGCGAGTAGTTGTCGGCCTTGATGAAGAACAGGCCCGCGATGATGACCAATAGCACGACCGTGACCTTGATGGCGACGACGACCGCGGTGATCCGGGCCGAGAGCTTCGTCCCGACGACCAGGATCGCGGTCAGCACCAGGACAAGCAGGAAGGCGAACAGGTCGAAGGTTCCACCCGCGTCGGGCCCGGACAACGCGGTGGGCACGTCCCAGCCGAGGTTCGTCGCCATGAGGTGGCGCACGTACCCGGACCAGCCGACCGCCACGACGGCGGTGCCGAGCGCGAATTCGAGCACCAGGTCCCAGCCGATGATCCAGGCGGGCAGCTCACCGATCGAGGCGTACGAGAAGGTGTACGCGGAGCCGGCCACCGGCACGGTGGACGCGAACTCGGCGTAGCAGAGCGCCGCGAGGGCGCATACGACGCCCGCTGCCACGAAGGCGAGGGCGGTTGCGGGTCCGGCGTTGTTCCGGGCTGCGATGCCCGTAAGGACGAAGATGCCGGTGCCGATGATGACACCCACACCGAACACCGTCAGGTCCCAGGCGGAGAGCGACTTGCGGAGCGCGTGTTCCGGCTCCTCCGTGTCACGGATGGACTGCTCCACCGTCTTGGTGCGGAAGGGGCTGTTCATATCCCTACTCACCGACGCACCTCCGAAACAGGTGTCGACGCACACGAACGGGCCGGGAGGCCCACTCCTCAAGAGTGATCTCCCGGCCCGTGACGTGCAACCGCGCGGCGATCTAGTGGCCGGCAACCGTCCTAGTCGACGGCGGCCGCCGGCTCGCTGTCGTAGCGCCCGTCCAGCTTCGCCACCAGGCCCGTGACCTGCCGCGCGATGTCCGGAGCGGTCAGCCCGATCTCGGCCATGACCTCCTTGCGGGAGGCGTGGTCGAGGAAGCGCTGCGGGATGCCGAAGTCGCGCAGCGGTACGTCGACCCCCGCGTCCCGCAGGGCCTGCGCGACGGCGGAACCGACACCGCCGGCGCGGCTGTTGTCCTCGACGGTGACGACCACCCGGTGGCGGTCGGCGAGCGGGGCCAGGGCCTCGTCCACCGGCTTGACCCAGCGGGGGTCGACCACGGTCGTGGAGATGCCCTGCCTGTCGAGCAGGTCGGCGATCTCCAGGCACATCGGGGCGAGTGCTCCGACCGAGACGAGCAGTACGTC
This genomic window from Streptomyces sp. NBC_01351 contains:
- a CDS encoding amino acid permease translates to MNSPFRTKTVEQSIRDTEEPEHALRKSLSAWDLTVFGVGVIIGTGIFVLTGIAARNNAGPATALAFVAAGVVCALAALCYAEFASTVPVAGSAYTFSYASIGELPAWIIGWDLVLEFALGTAVVAVGWSGYVRHLMATNLGWDVPTALSGPDAGGTFDLFAFLLVLVLTAILVVGTKLSARITAVVVAIKVTVVLLVIIAGLFFIKADNYSPFIPPAQPQEAGSGLHAPLIQVLFGYAPTNFGVMGIFTAASLIFFAFIGFDVVATAAEETKNPQRDMPRGILGSLIICTVLYVAVTLVVTGMQKYTEMSPSAPLAEAFKSVNQPFFAGAISLGASVGLITVCMILLLGQTRVFFAMSRDGLLPRVFSVTHPKYRTPYRATILLGVVIAVVAGFTSLEKLAELVNIGTLFAFVVVALGVIVLRRTRPDLHRSFRTPWVPVIPILSIAASFWLMLNLPSETWIRFGIWMAIGVVVYFAYGRGHSRLGKVGEDAEY